A segment of the Mangrovimonas sp. YM274 genome:
TAAAAGCACAAGAATTTAGGTTGGCAAGATCAATGACATTAATGCCTCCAGTTTTATTGTTGTCTACCAATGTGAGCGCATCTTCAGGATCGCGAGTAAGGATTTGCATCCAAGGAGGACATTCAAAAATACCTTGCCCTTTGGAATAACCTTGACTTAATAATTCTGTCATACCATATTCACTGTGGATATGTTCTACCCCAAACCCTTTTTTCAAAATTTGATGGAGTTCTTCTCTAATCAATTCCTTTCTTCGGCCTTTCATGCCGCCAGTTTCCATAACAATAGTGTGTTTCAAATCAAATTGAAACGATTCCACCAAATCCAAAAGTGCAAAGGAAACCCCAATGAGTAAAGTCTTCTTCTGTTGGGATTCCAACTCCAAAAGTTTCTCTTTTAAATCGCTCAGGTTATGAAGGTAAAAGCCGCTTTCTGGGTGTTTGGATTGGTTAATCATGTCGTTCACCATATAGATAAGCGATGAACCATCGCGTTCCAAATAGGACGGTAGCAAGGCCAAAACCACATAGTCTTCAACAGGGCCGTAAAAATGTTCGAAACCTTTTCTAAAACTTTGCTCATAAAGCGCAAGGTCTGTAACATAGTGTTTACTGGTCACGGAGCCTGTAGTTCCTGAACTGCTAAATGTTTTTTGAATGGTTTCTTTACTGCTCAATACTTCATGCGACTTGAAAAACTGGATGGGCAGAAAAGGAATGTCTCGATAGTTTGAAAT
Coding sequences within it:
- a CDS encoding acyl transferase, which produces MISAQDIFGIQTQEEFQKVALDVFKFQFKYNTVYRSFCDLLYIHPSDISNYRDIPFLPIQFFKSHEVLSSKETIQKTFSSSGTTGSVTSKHYVTDLALYEQSFRKGFEHFYGPVEDYVVLALLPSYLERDGSSLIYMVNDMINQSKHPESGFYLHNLSDLKEKLLELESQQKKTLLIGVSFALLDLVESFQFDLKHTIVMETGGMKGRRKELIREELHQILKKGFGVEHIHSEYGMTELLSQGYSKGQGIFECPPWMQILTRDPEDALTLVDNNKTGGINVIDLANLNSCAFIATQDLGRAYPNNTFEVIGRFDHSDIRGCNLMAL